In the Staphylococcus condimenti genome, one interval contains:
- a CDS encoding peptide MFS transporter: MQNNLHNQHVQEIPQKGFFGHPRGLGVLFFVEFWERFSYYGMRALLIFYMFYAIKDGGLGMDEVTAQSVMSIYGSLIFMTTIIGGWIADRITGTRNATMYGAVLIIVGHVVLSLPLANIGLYVSMFFIIIGSGLMKPNISNIVGRLYPENDSRIDSGFVIFYMAVNMGALVAPLVLNQFSDNHKFHQGFLIAAIGMAVALVIYLIFNKRNLGNVGSAPTNPLSSAEKKRYSLIFGAIAALIAIVLVITISTGTFSFNLISTTVLILGVALPIIYFTIMIRSKEVSDDERSRVISFIPLFIIGVIFWSIQEQGSNVLNIFAFKGTDMTINLFGWTSSFGKTYFQSINPLFIVLLGPVISYIWKKMGDRQPSLATKFVWGAVLAGISYIMIAFVMMGSNGHQITVNWVILSYIICVIGELCISPTGNSAAVKLAPKAFNSQMMSLWLLTNATAQAINGTLVKLIKPLGYQNYFLFLGCLAVVIGLVTLAFVPKIVKGMRGLR, encoded by the coding sequence TTGCAGAATAATTTGCATAATCAGCATGTTCAAGAAATTCCACAAAAAGGATTCTTTGGACATCCAAGAGGATTAGGAGTACTCTTCTTTGTAGAATTTTGGGAGCGATTCAGTTACTACGGAATGCGCGCACTCTTAATCTTTTACATGTTTTACGCTATTAAAGATGGCGGTTTAGGTATGGACGAAGTTACAGCCCAGTCTGTAATGTCTATTTATGGGTCACTTATCTTTATGACTACCATCATTGGAGGATGGATAGCAGATAGGATTACAGGTACCCGCAACGCAACAATGTATGGCGCAGTGTTAATTATTGTAGGTCACGTTGTATTGAGTTTACCACTCGCAAATATTGGATTATATGTATCAATGTTCTTTATTATTATAGGTTCAGGTCTTATGAAACCGAATATTTCCAATATTGTTGGACGCCTGTACCCTGAAAACGATTCACGTATCGATTCAGGTTTTGTTATTTTCTATATGGCTGTAAACATGGGCGCTTTGGTAGCTCCTCTTGTATTAAACCAATTCTCTGATAATCATAAATTCCATCAAGGATTTTTAATTGCAGCAATTGGTATGGCTGTGGCACTTGTTATCTACTTAATTTTCAACAAACGCAACTTAGGTAATGTGGGGTCAGCACCAACCAACCCACTGTCATCAGCAGAAAAGAAACGTTACAGCCTTATTTTTGGTGCAATTGCAGCACTCATCGCTATTGTATTAGTTATTACAATATCAACTGGTACATTTTCATTCAATTTGATTAGTACAACGGTATTAATCTTAGGTGTTGCATTACCAATTATTTACTTTACGATTATGATTCGAAGCAAAGAAGTTTCAGATGATGAACGTTCACGTGTTATCTCATTTATCCCTTTATTCATTATTGGCGTTATTTTCTGGTCAATACAAGAACAAGGTTCAAATGTATTAAACATCTTTGCATTCAAAGGTACTGATATGACAATCAACCTATTCGGTTGGACATCAAGTTTCGGTAAAACATATTTCCAATCGATTAATCCATTGTTTATTGTATTGCTTGGACCAGTGATTTCTTATATTTGGAAAAAAATGGGAGATCGTCAACCAAGTTTAGCAACAAAATTCGTTTGGGGTGCTGTGCTTGCAGGTATTTCTTATATCATGATCGCCTTTGTGATGATGGGAAGTAATGGGCATCAAATTACTGTAAACTGGGTTATCTTATCTTATATTATTTGTGTAATCGGTGAATTGTGTATTTCACCAACAGGTAACAGTGCTGCTGTAAAATTAGCACCAAAAGCCTTCAATTCACAAATGATGAGTTTATGGTTACTTACAAATGCCACTGCTCAAGCAATTAACGGAACTCTTGTAAAACTAATCAAACCATTAGGCTACCAAAATTATTTCTTATTCTTAGGCTGTTTAGCAGTAGTCATCGGATTAGTAACACTTGCATTTGTACCTAAAATCGTAAAAGGTATGCGTGGACTTCGTTAA
- the nrdE gene encoding class 1b ribonucleoside-diphosphate reductase subunit alpha, whose protein sequence is MKTMNEKQYNHIELNNEVTKRKEDGFFSLEKDQEALAVYLEEIKDHTIYFDSEIERLHYLVDNDFYVDVFAQYSEEDLKELTDFARSIPFKFASYMSASKFFKDYALKTNDKKQYLEDYPQHVTIVSLYLADGDKEQARQFISSMIEQRYQPATPTFLNAGRARRGELVSCFLLEVDDSLNSINFIDSTAKQLSKIGGGVAINLSKLRARGEAIKGIKGVAKGVLPVAKSLEGGFSYADQLGQRPGAGAVYLNIFHYDVEEFLDTKKVNADEDIRLSTISTGLIVPAKFFELAKNGEDFYMFAPHTVYNEYGVTLDDIDLDKYYDDMVKNPNILKHKKDAREMLNTIAQTQLQSGYPYLMFKDNANKVHANSNIGQIKMSNLCTEIFQLQETSVINDYGIEDEIKRDISCNLGSLNIVNVMESGKFRDSVHTGMDALTVVSDEANIQNAPGVRKANSELHSVGLGVMNLHGYLAKNQIGYESEEAKDFANVFFMTMNYYSIERSMQTAKERGQAYQDFDKSDYASGKYFEKYTQADIVPEYEKVKALFEGLEIPTAEDWKALEKDVKEYGLYHAYRLAIAPTQSISYVQNATSSVMPIVDQIERRTYGNSETFYPMPFLSPQTMWYYKSAFNTDQMRLIDLVATIQQHVDQGISTILYVNSEISTRELSRLYVYAHHKGLKSLYYTRNKLLSVDECTSCAI, encoded by the coding sequence ATGAAGACAATGAACGAAAAGCAATATAATCATATTGAATTAAATAATGAGGTAACAAAGCGTAAAGAAGATGGCTTTTTCAGTTTAGAAAAAGACCAAGAAGCGTTAGCAGTTTATCTTGAAGAGATTAAAGATCACACTATTTATTTCGATAGTGAAATTGAACGTTTGCACTATCTTGTCGATAATGATTTCTATGTAGACGTATTTGCGCAATACAGCGAAGAAGACTTAAAAGAGTTAACAGATTTTGCACGTAGTATTCCTTTCAAATTTGCCAGTTATATGTCTGCAAGTAAATTTTTCAAAGACTATGCACTTAAAACAAATGATAAAAAGCAATATTTAGAAGATTATCCTCAACATGTGACTATCGTGTCACTATATTTAGCTGATGGGGATAAAGAACAAGCACGCCAATTTATTTCATCAATGATTGAGCAAAGATACCAACCTGCTACTCCAACATTTTTAAATGCTGGTCGTGCCCGCCGCGGTGAACTAGTGTCATGTTTCTTATTAGAAGTAGATGACAGCTTGAATTCAATCAACTTTATTGATTCAACAGCAAAACAATTAAGTAAAATCGGTGGCGGTGTAGCAATCAACTTATCTAAACTTCGTGCACGCGGTGAAGCAATTAAAGGTATCAAAGGCGTTGCTAAAGGTGTTTTACCTGTAGCTAAGTCGTTAGAAGGCGGATTCAGTTATGCCGATCAACTTGGTCAAAGACCTGGCGCTGGCGCAGTATATTTGAATATTTTCCATTATGATGTTGAAGAATTTTTAGATACTAAAAAGGTTAACGCTGATGAAGATATCCGTTTATCAACAATCTCAACAGGCTTAATTGTACCTGCTAAATTCTTTGAACTTGCTAAGAACGGCGAAGACTTTTATATGTTTGCACCACATACTGTTTATAACGAATATGGTGTGACGTTAGATGATATTGATTTAGATAAATATTATGATGATATGGTTAAAAATCCTAATATTTTAAAACATAAAAAAGATGCACGTGAAATGTTAAATACAATTGCACAAACGCAATTGCAATCAGGTTATCCTTATTTAATGTTTAAAGACAATGCAAACAAAGTACATGCTAATTCTAATATCGGTCAAATTAAAATGAGTAATTTATGTACCGAGATTTTCCAATTACAAGAAACATCAGTAATTAATGATTACGGTATTGAAGATGAAATTAAACGTGACATTTCATGTAACTTAGGTTCATTAAATATTGTAAATGTAATGGAATCAGGTAAATTCAGAGATTCAGTGCATACTGGTATGGATGCTTTAACAGTTGTAAGTGACGAAGCAAATATCCAAAATGCTCCGGGCGTGCGTAAAGCTAACAGTGAACTGCACTCTGTAGGTCTAGGTGTTATGAATTTACATGGTTATCTTGCTAAAAATCAAATTGGATATGAGTCTGAAGAAGCTAAAGATTTTGCGAATGTATTCTTTATGACAATGAACTATTATTCAATTGAACGTTCAATGCAAACTGCTAAAGAACGCGGACAAGCATACCAAGACTTTGATAAATCAGACTATGCAAGCGGAAAATATTTTGAAAAATATACGCAAGCTGACATTGTTCCTGAATATGAAAAAGTTAAAGCTTTATTTGAAGGATTAGAAATTCCAACAGCTGAAGATTGGAAAGCATTAGAAAAAGATGTTAAAGAATATGGTTTATACCATGCATACCGCTTAGCGATTGCACCAACACAAAGTATTTCTTACGTTCAAAACGCAACAAGTTCAGTAATGCCGATTGTTGATCAAATTGAACGCCGTACTTATGGTAACTCAGAAACATTTTATCCTATGCCATTCTTATCACCGCAAACAATGTGGTATTACAAATCAGCATTTAACACAGATCAAATGCGTTTAATTGATTTAGTCGCAACAATACAACAACATGTTGACCAAGGAATTTCAACAATTCTATATGTAAATTCTGAAATATCTACACGCGAATTATCACGTCTATATGTTTATGCGCACCATAAAGGTTTAAAATCTCTTTACTATACACGAAACAAATTATTGAGCGTAGATGAGTGTACAAGCTGCGCGATTTAA
- a CDS encoding peptide MFS transporter has product MNKKQYTREEVVNSIPRTGFFGHPKGLSTLFFTEFWERFSYYGMKAILVYYLYYSVAKGGFGLDESVAMQIVALYGTLIYMSGVIGGWIADRITGTQNAVFFGGIFIMFGHIILSLPGNLTAVMIALLLLIIGTGLLKPNISTTVGELYEKNDPRVDSAFTIFYMGINAGALLSPLITGYLQTRIGFHAGFATAAIGMFIGLVVYWTKRKKYLNLAGLTVHNPMSKSDVKKFSLITIIVVAAFVLYLVILKVFNALTIENFSLLVTILGIALPVYIVTRMLMSKEATPEEKSRVRSYIPLYITSVAFWMIQEQGSTILANFADKNTQLKMSELTGGAIHFDIPAAWFQSLNPIFIVALAPVFATLWVKLGKRNPSTVMKFAIGAIIAGLSYLIMMIPLAGGLHGELINPIWLVLSFLLITIGELCISPVGLATTTKLAPYAFTAQMMSLWMLSNATAQGLNAQLVVVYKSMNPSQYFMYSGLLTIIIGVLLIIVSPMVKRAMKGIH; this is encoded by the coding sequence ATGAATAAAAAACAATATACACGCGAAGAGGTTGTCAACAGCATTCCACGTACAGGCTTCTTTGGACATCCTAAAGGACTTAGCACATTATTCTTCACTGAATTTTGGGAGAGATTCAGTTATTATGGTATGAAAGCCATTTTAGTTTATTACCTATACTATTCAGTCGCAAAAGGCGGCTTTGGATTAGATGAATCTGTTGCAATGCAAATCGTGGCATTATACGGAACATTAATTTATATGTCCGGCGTCATCGGTGGTTGGATAGCCGACCGAATAACAGGTACACAAAATGCAGTTTTCTTTGGCGGAATATTTATAATGTTCGGTCATATTATCTTAAGTTTACCTGGTAATTTAACAGCTGTAATGATTGCATTATTGCTATTAATCATCGGTACAGGTTTATTAAAACCTAACATTTCAACAACTGTCGGAGAATTATACGAAAAAAATGATCCTCGTGTAGACTCAGCATTTACAATCTTCTACATGGGTATCAATGCAGGTGCTTTATTATCCCCGCTTATTACAGGTTACTTGCAAACTCGTATTGGCTTTCATGCAGGATTCGCCACTGCAGCAATCGGTATGTTTATCGGACTTGTTGTTTATTGGACTAAACGTAAGAAATATTTGAATTTAGCAGGTTTAACAGTACATAATCCAATGTCTAAAAGTGATGTGAAGAAATTTTCACTTATTACCATTATCGTCGTTGCAGCATTTGTACTATACCTTGTTATCTTAAAAGTTTTTAATGCATTAACTATCGAAAACTTCAGCTTACTTGTCACTATTCTCGGTATTGCTTTACCAGTTTACATTGTGACACGTATGTTGATGAGTAAAGAAGCAACTCCAGAAGAAAAATCACGCGTACGAAGTTATATTCCGTTATATATTACATCAGTTGCATTCTGGATGATCCAAGAACAAGGTTCAACAATTCTTGCAAACTTTGCAGATAAAAATACACAATTAAAAATGTCTGAACTTACAGGCGGAGCAATTCATTTTGATATTCCGGCAGCTTGGTTCCAATCACTTAACCCTATTTTCATCGTTGCATTAGCTCCAGTGTTTGCTACATTATGGGTAAAACTAGGCAAACGAAATCCATCTACTGTAATGAAATTTGCGATCGGTGCAATTATTGCGGGTCTTTCTTATCTCATTATGATGATTCCATTGGCTGGCGGTTTACATGGTGAATTAATCAATCCTATTTGGTTAGTACTCAGCTTTTTACTCATTACAATTGGTGAGCTTTGTATATCTCCAGTAGGTTTAGCGACAACTACTAAACTCGCACCATATGCTTTTACAGCCCAAATGATGAGTTTATGGATGTTAAGTAATGCGACAGCCCAAGGATTAAATGCACAACTTGTTGTTGTATATAAATCAATGAATCCTTCACAATACTTCATGTATTCAGGTTTGTTAACAATTATTATCGGTGTTCTACTCATTATCGTTTCACCTATGGTTAAACGTGCTATGAAAGGTATCCACTAA
- a CDS encoding 5' nucleotidase, NT5C type has product MERESIAIDMDEVLADTIKALIEEVNARTDLGIKETLLDGNKLRHFMPEHEGVLDEVLKEPGFFKNLEVIQDSQEVVEKLSKHYDVYIATAAMDVPTSFHEKYEWLRMHFPFLDPQNFVFCGRKNIVKADYLIDDNPRQLARFTGKSLMYTAAHNIHNEDFDRVNNWREIEKYFLGNEEI; this is encoded by the coding sequence ATGGAGAGAGAATCAATCGCAATTGATATGGATGAGGTATTAGCAGATACAATCAAAGCTCTGATTGAAGAAGTTAATGCACGTACAGATTTAGGCATTAAAGAAACGCTTTTAGATGGAAATAAACTCCGTCATTTTATGCCAGAACATGAAGGTGTTTTAGATGAAGTATTAAAAGAACCGGGCTTCTTTAAAAATCTGGAAGTCATCCAAGATTCACAAGAAGTAGTTGAGAAGCTATCTAAACATTATGATGTTTATATTGCTACAGCAGCTATGGATGTTCCAACGTCATTTCATGAAAAATATGAATGGTTACGTATGCATTTTCCATTCTTAGACCCACAGAACTTTGTTTTTTGCGGGCGTAAAAATATTGTAAAAGCTGATTACCTAATTGACGATAATCCACGCCAATTAGCACGTTTTACTGGTAAATCATTGATGTATACTGCAGCACATAATATCCATAATGAAGACTTTGATCGTGTAAACAATTGGAGAGAAATTGAAAAATATTTCCTAGGAAATGAAGAAATATAG
- a CDS encoding class I SAM-dependent methyltransferase, with amino-acid sequence MAEAGHTFLAKLGKTRLRPGGKEATDWLIDKGHFKKDKKVLEVACNMCTTSIMLAKRYGCEIDAVDLNKKALEKGKQNVQKNNLEHLIHIQQANAMKLPFDDNTFDIVLNEAMLTMLPIQAKEKALKEYYRVLKPGGILLTHDIAILNPENTKYIQEELSAAINVKVTPLPTADWRKLYEEAGFTQITSKIGAMSLMTPAGMIRDEGVLGTAKIIRNALKTENRPMFFTMFKTMNKLKERMNYIVHAARK; translated from the coding sequence ATGGCTGAAGCAGGACATACATTTTTAGCTAAATTAGGGAAAACCCGTTTAAGACCTGGTGGCAAAGAAGCTACAGATTGGTTAATAGATAAAGGTCATTTTAAGAAAGATAAGAAAGTATTAGAAGTAGCATGCAATATGTGTACGACTTCAATTATGTTAGCAAAACGTTATGGTTGTGAAATAGATGCAGTTGATCTGAATAAAAAAGCATTAGAAAAAGGAAAACAAAATGTACAGAAAAATAATCTAGAACATTTAATTCATATCCAACAAGCAAATGCGATGAAGTTACCTTTTGATGATAATACATTTGATATTGTTTTAAATGAAGCAATGTTAACAATGCTGCCTATCCAAGCTAAAGAAAAAGCGTTAAAAGAATATTATAGAGTGTTAAAACCAGGAGGAATATTACTGACACATGATATTGCTATCCTTAACCCTGAAAATACAAAGTACATACAAGAAGAGTTGAGTGCAGCGATTAATGTGAAAGTAACGCCTTTGCCGACAGCTGATTGGAGAAAGTTATACGAAGAAGCAGGATTTACACAAATAACTTCAAAAATAGGGGCTATGAGTTTAATGACTCCAGCTGGTATGATTCGTGATGAAGGTGTGCTTGGAACTGCAAAAATTATACGTAATGCATTGAAAACAGAAAATCGTCCAATGTTTTTTACTATGTTTAAGACTATGAACAAATTGAAGGAACGTATGAACTATATTGTACACGCTGCAAGAAAATAA
- a CDS encoding ABC transporter permease → MRGPVLFLIFIVLSILSLFIGVSQLGLADMFHLSAEQRNILFSSRIPRTVSIIISGSSLALAGLIMQQMMQNKFVSPTTAGTMEWAKLGILIALVFFPHAHILIKLLFAMLLSIAGTFFFMKLIQVIRFKDVIFVPLLGIMIGGIISSLTTFVALRTNAVQSIGNWLNGNFAIITSGRYEILYLSVPLLIVTYMFANYFTIAGMGKDFSHNLGVNYERIMMFGLTITATMTALVVVTVGALPFLGLIVPNIVSIYRGDHLKHALPHTVLLGAIFVLFSDILGRLIVYPYEINIGLTLGVFGTFIFLVMLLKGSRNYES, encoded by the coding sequence ATGCGGGGACCCGTATTATTTTTAATTTTTATTGTCTTAAGCATCTTATCTTTATTTATCGGTGTCAGCCAACTAGGATTGGCAGATATGTTCCATTTATCAGCAGAACAACGTAATATTCTATTTTCAAGTCGTATTCCTCGAACAGTCAGCATTATCATATCTGGTAGTTCTCTTGCTTTAGCAGGTTTAATTATGCAGCAGATGATGCAGAATAAATTTGTCAGCCCAACTACTGCAGGAACGATGGAGTGGGCGAAGCTCGGTATTTTAATTGCACTTGTGTTTTTCCCGCACGCACACATTCTGATAAAGCTTTTATTCGCAATGTTATTAAGTATTGCAGGAACATTTTTCTTTATGAAGTTGATACAAGTCATTCGTTTTAAAGACGTCATCTTCGTTCCGCTTCTCGGAATCATGATCGGAGGAATCATCTCCAGCCTCACAACTTTTGTCGCATTACGCACAAACGCTGTTCAAAGTATTGGCAACTGGTTAAATGGCAATTTTGCTATTATTACCAGCGGACGTTATGAAATCCTGTATCTCAGCGTACCATTACTCATTGTTACATATATGTTCGCAAATTATTTTACAATCGCTGGAATGGGCAAAGACTTCAGTCATAATTTAGGTGTCAATTATGAACGAATTATGATGTTCGGTCTTACAATCACAGCAACAATGACGGCTTTAGTCGTTGTAACAGTAGGAGCACTCCCCTTCTTAGGCTTAATCGTTCCAAACATTGTTTCAATCTATCGCGGCGATCATTTGAAGCACGCGCTGCCGCATACAGTGTTGCTTGGTGCAATCTTCGTACTTTTTTCAGATATACTCGGAAGATTGATTGTCTATCCTTATGAAATTAATATCGGACTCACACTCGGTGTGTTCGGCACATTTATATTCCTAGTGATGTTGTTGAAAGGAAGCCGCAACTATGAAAGCTAA
- the queF gene encoding preQ(1) synthase, which produces MSNEGRKKEELEDITLLGNQNNTYNFDYRPDVLETFDNKHQGRDYFVKFNCPEFTSLCPITGQPDFATIYISYIPNVKMVESKSLKLYLFSFRNHGDFHEDCMNIIMNDLIDLMDPHYIEVWGKFTPRGGISIDPYTNYGRPDSKYEQMAEYRMMNHDLYPETIDNR; this is translated from the coding sequence ATGTCTAATGAAGGACGTAAAAAAGAAGAACTAGAAGATATTACGTTATTAGGGAATCAAAATAATACGTATAACTTTGATTATAGACCTGATGTCTTAGAAACATTTGACAACAAACATCAAGGAAGAGATTATTTTGTAAAATTCAATTGTCCTGAGTTCACATCACTTTGCCCTATTACTGGACAACCTGATTTTGCAACAATTTATATTTCCTATATACCAAATGTAAAAATGGTAGAATCTAAATCATTAAAACTTTACTTATTCAGCTTCAGAAACCATGGTGATTTTCACGAAGACTGTATGAATATTATCATGAATGATTTAATTGATTTAATGGACCCTCATTATATTGAAGTCTGGGGCAAATTCACACCACGCGGCGGTATTTCAATCGATCCATATACAAATTATGGCCGTCCAGATTCTAAGTATGAACAAATGGCTGAATACCGTATGATGAATCATGATTTATATCCAGAAACAATTGATAACAGATAA
- a CDS encoding DMT family transporter, which yields MDPKIKGIIAILISAIGFSFMSLFFRLSGDLPVFQKSLARNLVTTLIPLYFLYKYKQPMFGKLSSQPLLITRSTLGLVGVLLNIYAIDHMLLSDADTLMKLNPFWTILLSLVFLHEKVRKYQITAMIIAIIGMLFVVQPQFSSAMIPAIGGLFSGIFAAAAYTCVRALSSREAPYTIVFYFSFFSIIALIPFVIFTYEPMSSMQIVYLIGAGLSAAVGQIGITLAYSYAPARDISIFTYASIIFTAIMGIVIFGESPDLYATLGYVIIISASYYMFEKARRQSKTKLARTHKGEN from the coding sequence ATGGACCCAAAAATAAAAGGCATCATTGCAATCCTCATTTCAGCAATCGGTTTTAGTTTTATGTCGCTATTTTTCAGACTTTCAGGAGATTTGCCTGTTTTTCAGAAATCTTTAGCACGTAACTTAGTTACGACGTTGATTCCTTTATATTTCTTATATAAATATAAACAGCCCATGTTTGGTAAATTGAGCAGCCAACCCTTGTTGATTACCCGTTCTACTCTTGGCTTAGTCGGTGTCTTATTAAATATTTATGCTATTGATCATATGTTGTTGAGTGATGCCGATACTTTAATGAAATTAAATCCATTCTGGACAATTTTATTAAGTTTAGTTTTTTTACATGAGAAAGTACGTAAATATCAAATTACTGCTATGATAATAGCAATTATCGGGATGTTATTTGTAGTACAACCTCAATTCTCATCAGCAATGATACCTGCAATCGGTGGTTTGTTCTCTGGAATTTTTGCTGCCGCTGCTTATACATGCGTACGCGCCTTAAGTAGTCGTGAAGCACCTTATACAATTGTGTTTTATTTTTCATTCTTTTCGATTATTGCTTTAATTCCGTTTGTAATATTCACATACGAACCCATGTCAAGCATGCAAATTGTATATTTAATTGGTGCAGGCTTATCAGCAGCTGTTGGTCAAATCGGTATTACACTTGCTTATAGTTACGCTCCTGCTCGTGATATTTCAATATTCACGTATGCATCTATTATTTTTACTGCTATTATGGGAATTGTCATTTTTGGAGAATCTCCAGATTTATATGCAACACTTGGATACGTTATTATTATCAGTGCAAGCTATTATATGTTTGAAAAAGCACGTCGACAAAGCAAAACTAAACTTGCGCGTACACATAAAGGAGAGAATTAA
- the nrdI gene encoding class Ib ribonucleoside-diphosphate reductase assembly flavoprotein NrdI — protein sequence MKVVYFSFTGNVRRFIARSGFEDTLEITNDNCAEVRIDEPYILVTSTIGFGEVPDVVQTFLQHNGTMIRGVVGSGNRNWGQNFAKASDTISKDYMVPLLMKFEVQGTKKDVEEFKDKVGHFYEDNERKAI from the coding sequence ATGAAGGTAGTTTATTTCTCATTCACAGGAAACGTAAGACGCTTTATCGCAAGATCAGGATTTGAAGACACCTTAGAAATTACAAATGATAACTGTGCGGAAGTACGCATAGATGAACCCTATATATTGGTCACTAGTACCATTGGTTTTGGAGAAGTACCAGATGTTGTGCAGACATTCTTACAGCATAACGGCACAATGATTAGAGGAGTAGTTGGAAGCGGTAATCGCAATTGGGGACAAAATTTTGCGAAGGCCAGCGATACAATATCTAAAGATTATATGGTGCCGCTTTTAATGAAATTTGAAGTACAAGGAACAAAAAAAGACGTTGAAGAGTTTAAAGATAAGGTGGGGCATTTTTATGAAGACAATGAACGAAAAGCAATATAA
- the nrdF gene encoding class 1b ribonucleoside-diphosphate reductase subunit beta, giving the protein MIAVNWNTQEDMTNMFWRQNISQMWVETEFKVSKDIASWKTLTPEEQDTFKKALAGLTGLDTHQADDGMPLIMLHTKDLRKKAVYSFMAMMEQIHAKSYSHIFTTLLPSSETNYLLDTWVLEEPHLKYKSDKIVGNYHKLWAKEASVYDQYIARVSSVFLETFLFYSGFYYPLYLAGQGRMTTSGEIIRKILLDESIHGVFTGLDAQHLRNELSENEKQRADQHMYKLLEELYKNEVSYTHKLYDDIGLSEDVLNYVRYNGNKALSNLGFEPYFEEREFNPIIENALDTSTKNHDFFSVKGDGYTLALNVEPLQDEDFIFDDEK; this is encoded by the coding sequence ATGATTGCTGTCAATTGGAACACGCAAGAAGATATGACAAATATGTTTTGGAGACAAAACATTTCCCAAATGTGGGTAGAAACAGAATTTAAAGTCTCTAAAGATATTGCAAGCTGGAAAACTTTAACACCTGAGGAACAAGATACATTTAAAAAAGCATTAGCAGGATTAACTGGATTAGATACACACCAAGCTGATGATGGTATGCCATTAATTATGCTTCATACTAAGGATTTACGTAAAAAAGCAGTTTATTCTTTTATGGCAATGATGGAACAAATTCATGCTAAAAGTTATTCTCATATTTTCACAACATTACTACCATCTAGTGAAACAAACTATTTATTAGATACATGGGTTTTAGAAGAACCGCATTTGAAGTATAAATCAGATAAGATTGTTGGCAATTATCATAAACTTTGGGCTAAAGAAGCTTCAGTTTATGATCAATATATTGCTCGTGTTTCAAGTGTGTTCTTAGAAACATTCTTATTCTATTCAGGATTCTACTATCCTTTATACTTAGCTGGACAAGGACGCATGACAACGTCTGGTGAAATTATCCGTAAAATCTTACTTGATGAATCTATTCATGGTGTGTTTACAGGTTTAGATGCACAGCACTTACGCAACGAACTTTCTGAGAATGAAAAACAACGTGCTGATCAACATATGTATAAACTATTAGAAGAGCTATACAAAAATGAAGTATCTTATACTCATAAACTTTATGACGATATCGGTTTGTCAGAAGATGTATTAAATTACGTACGATATAATGGAAACAAAGCACTTTCAAACTTAGGATTTGAACCATACTTTGAGGAGCGCGAATTCAATCCAATTATTGAAAACGCACTCGATACTTCAACAAAAAACCACGACTTCTTCTCAGTTAAAGGTGATGGCTATACTTTAGCTTTAAATGTTGAACCACTACAAGATGAAGACTTTATCTTTGATGATGAAAAATAA